GCAGCGGCTCGGCGTTCCGGCACAGCTCGCCTCCTGTCACACTGTCCAAGTTGGCGGTTATGTGGTCGAGGGGCACGTACCGCTCGACCAGGTCGACCGGCTTCTCCGCGAACGGCCAGCGGGCGTGAAGGGCATTGCCGTGCCCGGAATGCCGGTCGGCTCGCCCGGCATGGAGGTGCCGGACGGGTCCGTCGAGCCGTTTCAGGTGATCGCCTTCGACAATGCTGGCGGGACCTCGATCTACAAGGGCTGAAGCAGCCGTCACGCCCAGATTGGAGAACCATCTATGAAGCCTTTGCACATCGCGCTCGCTGCCGTTCTCGTGAGCGCAGGGGCGGCGCACGCCCAGCCTATCAACCCCGCGCAGGATCGGCAGGCGGTCGAGACCGTGCTTGCGCGGTACAAGTCAGCGATCGAGAGACTCGACGCGGGCGGAACCGAAATGCTGTTCACTGCCGATTCAAGGATCTTCGAGACAGGAGGCGTAGAAGGCACTTACGCCAACTATCTCTCCCACCATCTCGGGCCTGAACTCGGCCATTTCAAATCGTTCAAATTCTACGACTATAAGGTGGACGTGCGGTTCGAGGGGCCAATTGCGCTGGCCACCGAGACCTACCGCTACAGGATCGAACCCAAGACCGGTGAGCCGGCGGAGCGACTTGGCGTTGCGACCAGCGTCCTCAAGAAGGTAGGCGGCAGCTGGAAGATCCTCAGCATGCACAATTCGGCGCGGCGCCCCAAAGGCTCGTAGGCATCTTACCGGCTCATGATGACGCGCGCTCCGCTGCTCCAGACTCAATCCCATCACGAGCCTTCGTGCGTATCGCTCGGCACTCAAGCATCGTTGGTCGCCGCGAACGGCGGGATTCTCCGCCTGCTTAGCTGCGCGACTGGCCCGGTCGCGCGATCGGCGACGCCGACAAGCACCATGTCAGATTGAAGCTCGACTGCACCCACGACACGGTGCCCGATCACGCCATGGCCGACTCTGCCCACTTGGATGGCCTTAGCTCGCGTGTCGTGACGTCTCTAAAGACGTGGAATCAGCGCTTCTGCTTCGACCGCACCGCCACCGCGACAAGGCTTGGGTCGAGGGTCGCCGGAGGAAGAGTCAGATCTTCTCCTGCCGATAATGCGCTGCGCGTTCGACGAGCGCCATCATGTTGCGGCCGGCCTCGATCGTGAGCCTGTGCGGCGTAGCTCCGGCTCTCGGAGAGATGTAGCGCGCCATTTCGAGGACCAGGTCGGACTGGCTCTGTGGAGCCTCCGCCAGGAGCGCAACGATAATATTCTCCAGCGCGATCAGGCGCACGCGGATGTTCCCATCTTCCGCATCGCCGATGGCGCCGACTACCGTCGTCGGCTCTTGTGGATGAACCCAGTCGTTCGAGGACCCGCCTTCACTCTCCCATCGACCGATGGCGCGGCGATGCGCCGCAGCCCGAACCGGATCGATGTCGGATTGATCGTCCATGCCTTATCTCCTTAGAGCCCTTAACTCAGGACCGATGCGCCTGCCGGACTCGACGCCGCGTGTCGAAAGTGACGGACCTTTCGAGAGCGATCATGTTGTTGCAGCCGAGGTTCACCCACATCGCTCATCGCCCCTAGAAAAGCCTCACGATGTAGTACGCGCGGCTCTCCCCCAAGACGGTCGCCGCGGCGCTAGCAGGGAGAATCGTGAAGCTTTCCTTGTTCGTCTCAAAACCAAGCTCGCACGCCAAAGACAAAGCTGAAATGAGAGACATCTCCGTTCTCGGCACGTTCGAATTTGGCCGTATCGCCGAACGTCTCATTATATTCGATGCCGATATAGGGCGCGAACTCCCGGACCAGCTCGTAGCGGAGACGAAGTCCTATTTCGGCCTTCGAGAGACCCGAGCCGACACCGATCTCCGGCACATCCTGCAGTGCGAAGTCGATTTCCGCGCGCGGCTGCAGGATCAGTCTTTGCGTGATCCGCTGGTCATATTCGGCCTCGAAGCGCGCGGTGACGTCACCCTTCTCTGACAGGAAAAACGCGCCATCCACTTCGAACCAATAAGGGGCGAGCCCTTGTATGCCCGCGACCAGGTGCGCACGGCTCGGACTCGGCTCGAAGTCGTAGCGGACGCCGGTCTGCAGATTGAACCACGGATCGAGCGCATGGCTCCAGAGCAGCTGGACCTCTGCCTGTTCGGGCTTCCTCCCGAAGTCGGACTCGATCTCCGTCTTGACCCATAACCGGTCAATGTCGCCGCCATACCAGCCTTGCGCGTTGATGAAGTAGCCGTCGCGGGCATTGGTCACCCGAGCTTCCAGTTGGTCGATCAGGACGTTGTAGGTGATGATGTCGCCATGTTCGCGTCGCGCAATCTCGCGCGCGTCGGCCATCGCCTCGGGCCCGTACACGGCATCGGCCGCGTTGCGGGGGCCGCTCAGCGCAGCGGCTGGCGGTGGTTCAACCGGCGGATCGGGAACGCCGGGCTCATGCCCCGGTGCTGCAGAGCCAGTATCTGCTTCGGATGAGGGCATGGCGTGGCCGGCATGCGGATCCGTTTGCGTCGGCATATCGGGCATGTCGTGGCCGGCATGCGGATCGGATGCAGGTTGCGAGCTTGGCTGAGTACCAGTCTGATGGCCGGCGTGCGGGTCGGCTATTGGGGATGCAGGCGGAGAGGCCTGCATATCGTGTCCCGCATGCGGATCGGCTTGCTCCGACATGGCAGGACCAGCAGGCGACTGAGCCGAAGATCCGGTTGCCCCTGCGGGCGCGCCGTGTGGAGCAGTGGGCACGCCAGGATCCGCCGGTTTTTCCTTCGTGGTTGCAGGTGTCGAAGGCGCATGGCCGCTGTGCTGCGCCAGTGCTGGTGCGGCGAATGCCGTTGCGGTGAGCAGAATCAATGTGCGGGTCATGCTGCCTCTCCCTGCAGCGGGCGGACGGTCACGACGCGGAACATGCCGGCATGCATGTGGAGCAGCAAATGGCAGTGGAATGCCCAGTCGCCGGGCGCGTCGGCCGTGAGGTCAAAGGTGAGCTTCGCACCTGGCAGCACGTTCACCGTATGCTTCAGCGGGTGGCTTCCGGTGTGGCCATTCACGACCTCAAAGAAGTGGCCGTGCAGGTGGATGGGGTGGGTCATCATGCTGTCGTTGATCAGGACCACCCGGACACGTTCGTTCAGCTCGAAGCGGATCGGCTCCACGCCTTCGCTGAATTTCTCGCCATCGAACGACCACATGAAGCGCTCCATGTTGCCCGTCAGGTGAACCTCGACGGTGCGCGTCGGCGGCCGCTTGTCAGGATTGGGCGTGAGCGACATGAGATCCCGATAGGTGAGAACCCTGTGGCCCACATCCTCAAGACCAAGCCCCGGATCACCGGTCCGATCGACAGGTGCCATTGCAATCGAGTCGACACCGACGCCTACCTTCACCGTCGGCGGCACCTTGGACTTGTCGCGCATGTTCATGCCGGCCATCGAACCGGAAGATCCATGATCCATGCCGCCCATGGACGCGGCAGCACCAGCTGCAGTGGCAGCGCTGTGAGCGCTGTGGTCCATTCCCGGCATCGAATTCTGGTCCATGCCCGGCATCGAGCCATGATCCATGCCGCCCATCCCCATGTCCTTCATGGTCAGAGTCGGGCGCGGCCGCAGCGGCGGCACCGCTGCGGTCATCCCCAAGCGCGGCGCAAGGGTCGCGCGCCCCATGCCGGAGCGGTCGATCGATTCCGCCACGAGGGTGAAGGCCCTATCCTCGGTCGGCTCGACGATGACGTCGTAGGTCTCGGCGTTGCCGATCTGGAATTCGTCGATGGTGACCGGCCGCACGTTCAGGCCGTCGGCGCTGACGACCGTCATCGGAAGACCCGGAATGCGGATGTTGAAGATCGTCATCGTGGCGGCGTTGATGAAACGCAGTCGCACACGCTCGCCTGGACGGAACAGGCCTGTCCAGTTCTCCTTCGGCCCATGCCCGTTGATCAGGTAGGTATAGGTGGAGGCCGTGACGTCGGCGATGTCGGTCGGGTCCATCCGCATCTTGCCCCACATCAGGCGATCGGCCAGCGACATGGCCTCCTCCGGATCGCCCTTGCGCAGCAGTCCGGCCAGCGTCTGCTTCTGCCGATTGAAATAGCCGCCCTCCTGCTTGAGCTTGACGACGAGCTGGTGGGGATGGAGGAAGGTCCAGTCGCTGAGCACGATGACATGCTCGCGATCATAAGCGACCGGATCGGCATCGGCCGGATCGATCACGATCGGACCATAATGTCCGAGCTGCTCCTGCAGACCTGAGTGGCTATGATACCAGTAGGTGCCCGACTGCCTGATCGGGAACTCATAGAGAAAGGTCGTCTTCGGCTTGATGCCGGGAAAGCTGACGCCGGGTACGCCGTCCATCTGGAACGGCACGATCAGGCCATGCCAATGGATCGATGTGTCCTCATCGAGTGTATTCTGGACGTGCAGCCGGACGTTCTGGCCTTCCTTGAGGCGGAGAAGCGGCGCTGGGAGAACGCCGTTCATGGTAATGGCGTGGGCGCTGCGGCCACCGACGGTGAAGTCGCTTTGCCCGATCGTCAGGCGGATATCGTCGCCCGACAGTGTCGGCATTGCAGGCGCGAGGCCCGCCGAGCCGCTCTGCGCCCAGGCCGGGAACAGGCCCGACAGGCCCAGGCCCGCAACCCCGATCGCTCCCCCGCGGAGAAGCGCGCGCCGTTCGATAAGATGGTGCATTTCTGAAATCCTGTCGGCTCCGACGGAGCTCGGATGGCGTGGAAGAAAAGGGGAGGCGGTGCAGGCACCGTCTCCCCGGAGCTCTTTACTTCGAGCTCATGTCATGTCCGGCATGCGGGTCGGTCTTTGCCTTCCCGTCCTGCATGCCTTGGCCGCCCTTCTTGCGACCGTCGGCTTTCATCTTGTCGCACTGGGCCTTCATGGCATCGGGGCTCATCTTCATCCCGCCCATCATGTGGCCATCCATCTTGTGTCCTTTGGCGCCCATCTTGTCACAATGGGCCTTCATGGCATCCGGGCTCATCTTCATTTCGCCCATCTTATTCATTTCGCCCATCTTATGCCCGGCATGCGGGTCGGTCGCCTGCGCGAGGGCGGAAGAGGCGATCGTCAGCGCGACCGCAGTCAGAAGAATTTTCATTTGTCAGTCTCCAGATAGATTGAGTTGCAGTTCAAATCTCTGGAGTCATACGCGGCGGAGGCGATTCACCCTCAGGCGCCACACCAATTAATATCTGGCTGGCAAGCACCGCTGGCTTGCCTTGCAGAATCGAGAGCGGTTCTCGCGTCACCGTCTCGGCTGCGGGGACGGCCGCGCAGATCATCGCGCAGCTGAACGCAGCATTCGAATGATCATTTTCGGAGGGAGCCGCTGGCCCGGCGCAGGGGTTATTGGCCGTCATCACCGCGGGCGTACCGTCCGACGCGGCGGCTGCTCCACCGGTTGACATCGCCAGCGGGGAGAAAAGCAGTGCCAGGGCCACCAGCAGGGACGAGACGAAGCGCATCATGCGGGTCGAATATAAGTCGTTCAAACGAGCCTTCAATGAATGCGCGAGTTTCAGCAGCCCCGAGCGGGAATCGGAGAAATCCTCCACGATTGGGCAGCCCGACACGCGATGGATGAAACTCGGAATCCGCTGCAGCGGGCGTCTATCGCGGCGATCTCTGCAAAGGCCGGGTACTACGTCGCAGGAGCTAGCCCGAGCAGGCCGCGCACGACGCCGCATCATTTTGTGCCGTCGCAGGTAGCTTAAGCACTGATGAGCTTCTCTGTGCCGGAAGCCATCGTCACGTCGATCGACTCGATGGCTTGGCGGCAGGCCTGTTCGCAGCGCCGGCAGTGCTCGGCGCAGAGCCGGCAATGTTCGTGCATGCTCGCGTGCCGCTCGCATTCCTCGGCGCAGCGACGGCAGGCGGCCTCGCAGGCTAAGAGGGTGGCGACGATCACCTGCTCATTGCTGCCAGTTCGCCGCGCGCCGAGCGTTCCGGCGGCGATGCAGATGTCGGCGCAGTCCAGGTTGAGGCGGATGCATTGGCGAAGCTTGTCGACCATATCTTCGGCGAGGCAGGCATCGGCACAGGAGGTGCAGCTCTGCGCGCAGGAATAGCATTCCTCGATGCATTGGATCAGCGCGTCATTCGTGTTCCCGCGTACGTCCGGATGGGCCGATATCATCGGATGCATATGGTGCATAGGTCTTCTCCACTAAAACGACGTCCCTCTGCTCGCACGATCCTATCTGAGTCGGATTGTTCCGGCACGCAGTGTGCGGGCGCCTTGCACGAGAGACGATCCGCTTAGCCGAAAGTTCCAGGAGGGGGGCGGAGAGCCTCCGGAAAATGGTCAATCGGAGACGACCGCGCGATAGCCTGCCTCATCGATTGCGCTGCGTATGCGATCGGCGGAGGCGTTGGAGCGGACCGCGACCGACTTGGCAGCAAGGTCCACTGCCACTTCGGCTTCTGGATCGATCGCTCGAATGGCATTGGTGACACCTCGGGCGCAGCCGCCGCAGGTCATCCCTTCAACACGGAACTTCATCATCATTCTTCTCCTTTATTCGATGACAGCGATGTGGGGTTTGACATCGTGTCAAGGTCAAGGGACCATGATAGCTTTTTCGCCTCTTGACCTTCACATCATGTCAAGGCGCATATGAGGGTCTGCTCGCAAGAGGAGGCAAGACATGGACGTTCAGACACTCGCACGCCCGGGGGCGAAAGGCGGCCAGGGCGGCAGCATCACGCTGCCGGTGGCCGGCATGACCTGCGCCTCCTGCGTGGGGCGCGTGGAGAAGGCGGTCGGGAAGGTGCCGGGCGTTCGTACTGTCAGCGTCAACCTCGCCACCGGCCGGGCCGAGATCGCGTTCGAGAACGCGGTCGATGTCGCCGGTGTCGTCGGAGCGATCGAACGGGTGGGCTATGAGGTTCCCGCGGAACAGGTCGAATTGGCCGTGGAGGGCATGACCTGCGGCTCGTGCGTGTCGCACGTCGAACGCGCTCTGTTGAAAGTGCCCGGAGTGACCACCGCGACCGTGAACCTGGCTACCGGCAGAGCGAGTGTCCTCTTCCGGGGCAGCATCGCCTCGATCGAAGACCTTGAGGCGGCAGTCCGGGGCGCAGGCTATGAGGCAAAGCGTATCATCGCCGATGATGGGGCAGTCGATCGCGACCGTGCTGCCCGAGACCAGGAGATCTCCAGCCTCCGCCGTTCGACCCTGATCGCGGCACTGCTCACTCTGCCGATCGTCATTCTCGAAATGGGCTCGCACTTCGTGCCCGCAATTCATCGGCTGGTGATGGGGACCATCGGCATCCAGGCGAGCTGGCTCGCTCAGTTCGCTTTGGCGTCGATCGTGCTGTTCGGACCGGGGCTTCGCTTCTTCCGAAAGGGCGTTCCGGCGCTGCTGCGCGGGACGCCAGACATGAATTCGCTGGTGACGATCGGCACAAGCGCAGCCTGGGCCTATTCTTTGGTGGCGACCTTCGCTCCGGGGCTGCTGCCCGCGGGCACTCATTATGTCTATTATGAAGCAGCCGCCGTCATCGTGACCCTGATCCTGCTGGGCCGCTATCTCGAAGCCAAGGCGAAGGGCCGCACCTCGGAAGCGATCAAGCGGCTCGTCGGCCTTCAGCCGAAGACCGCCCGCGTCGAGCGCGATGGTGCAGTGGTGGAGGTGCCGCTGGCGGACGTCCGCCGCGGCGATATCGTCCAGGTGCGTCCTGGCGAGAAGGTGCCGGTTGATGGAGAGGTGGTCGACGGCTCGTCTTATGTCGATGAGAGCATGATCACCGGCGAACCCGTGCCGGTAGCCAAGGCAGCGGGCACAGACGTGGTCGGAGGGACGATCAACAAGACGGGCGCGTTCAGCGTCCGCGCCACCAAGGTCGGGGCGGATACTCTGCTCGCCCAGATCATCCGCATGGTCGAGCAGGCACAGGGCTCCAAGCTGCCGATCCAGGCGCTCGTCGACAAGGTCACCGGCTGGTTCGTGCCAGCCGTCATGGCCGTGGCGGCGCTCACCTTCCTTGTCTGGCTCGTCCTCGGGCCGTCGCCGGCGCTCACCTTCGCGCTGGTGAACTCCGTGGCCGTGCTGATCATCGCCTGCCCGTGCGCGATGGGCCTCGCGACACCGACCTCGATCATGGTCGGAACCGGTCGCGCCGCGGAGCTCGGCATCCTGTTTCGCAAAGGAGAGGCGCTGCAGTCGCTCCGCGATGTCGAGGTGGTGGCGCTGGACAAGACCGGCACCCTCACCGCAGGACGGCCGGCGCTCACCGACCTTGCGCCGGCGCCGGGCTTTTCGCACGACGAGGTGCTTGCGCTGGTTGCTGCTGTGGAATCCCGATCCGAGCATCCGATCGCCGAGGCGATCCTTGAAGCGGCGCGTGAGCGCGGCCTTTCTGTGGCATCCCCGCGGTCGTTCGAGACGCTCCCGGGCTTTGGCGTTTCCGCGGACGTGGAGGGCAGGCTCGTCGAGGTCGGGGCCGACCGCTATATGGCGCGGCTCGGCCATGATGTGGGCCTGTTCGCCGCCGAGGCCGCCCGCCTCGCGGGCGAGGGCAAGACGCCGCTTTACGCTGCGGTGGAAGGGCGGATTGCGGCCGCCATTGCCGTGGCGGACCCGATCAGGGAAACGACTCCCGAAGCGATCGCGGCGCTGCATCGCCTCGGCCTCAAGGTCGCGATGATCACCGGCGACAATCGCGGCACGGCCGAAGCGGTCGCTCGCCGGCTCGGCATCGACCAGGTGGTGCCGGAGGTGCTCCCCGAAGGCAAGGTCGAGGCCATTCGCCAACTGCGCGAGGGAGGGCGCAGGCTCGCTTTTGTCGGCGACGGCATCAACGACGCGCCGGCGCTTGCGGAGGCGGATATCGGCGTCGCGATCGGGACGGGGACCGACATTGCCATCGAGTCGGCCGATGTCGTGCTGATGTCCGGCGACCTGCGCGGGGTGGTGAACGCGATCGCCATTTCCAAGGCGACGATCCGCAACATTCGGCAGAATCTGTTCTGGGCTTTCGCCTATAACATCGCGCTGATCCCGGTCGCAGCCGGCATCCTCTACCCCGCTTATGGCCTGCTTCTCTCGCCGGTCTTCGCCGCGGGCGCGATGGCTCTGTCCAGCGTGTTCGTGCTCGCCAATGCCCTTCGCCTGAAGCGTTTCCGCCCGGTAATCGGCCATGGCAAATATGGTCTCACCGCAGGAGCTACAGCATGAACATCGGCCAGGCTTCGAAGCAGTCGGGGGTCAGCCAGCGGATGATCCGTCATTACGAGGCGATCGGACTCATCCCCAAGGCGCCGCGACGGGAATCGGGCTATCGCGACTATGACGCGCGCGACCTTCATATGCTGCGGTTCATCCGCCGCGCTCGCGACCTCGGCTTCCCGATCGAGGAGATCAGGCAGCTGCTGGCGCTGTGGAAAGATCGCGGCCGTTCGAGCGCGGACGTCAAGTCGGTCGCGCTCGCACGGGCCGGGGAACTCAGAAACAGGGAGGCGGAGATTCGCTCGATGCGACGCTCGCTCGAGGATCTCGCACGCGCTTGTCATGGCGATGATCGGCCCGATTGTCCCATCCTCAGCGACCTCGCCGGCGACAGTGGCGACTACGTCGAACTTGGCGCCACCGTCCTCGATAAGTCCTAGGCTTCGGACCCATGAAGTGGTTCCCTAGCGGCTCGTATATGGTTTAGCTCTGCGAGAGACGAGCGTGGACTTGAGCGAGTTCCGGTTCGCGAGAGAAGTTTCAGCGGGTCCGGTTGTTGCTGCCGAACAGGGCCGCAGCGTTACGGGGGTCCGAGGGGTCCGGCAGGACGCCGAAAATTCGTGAGGTAAGAAAAGACGATGAGGCTGGTTGTGCTGGGACCGCCGGGAGCGGGAAAGGGAACGCAGGCGAGGCGCCTGGCCGAACGCTATTCCATTCCGTGGCTTTCCACAGGCGAGATGCTGCGTGCGGCGGTGACGGGCGGCACGGAACTCGGGCTGCCGGTCAAAGCGATCATGGATCGCGGTGAGCTCGTACCCGATGATGTCGTCGATCAGATGGTATCCGACCGGATCGATCGGGAGGATTGCCGCACCGGATTCATTCTGGACGGCTTTCCCCGGACCGTCGCGCAGGCGGAAGCCCTGACGGCGATGCTCGATCGAAAGGGCGTCAAGCTAAACGCTGCGATCGAACTGAAGGTCGATCCCGCCGTGCTGATCGAGCGAATGGCGAAGCGCGTCGCCGATACCCTGGCCGCCCACGACCCAGTGCGAAGCGACGATAATCCGGAAGTCTTTGCGAGGCGTCTCGACGAATATCGGGAAACGACAGGGCCGCTTCTGGGCTATTATCTCCGCAGAGGAGAACTCGTTCAGATCGACGGGATGCAGGGCATGGACGCCGTTACGCGTGATATCGCGAGCAGACTGACGAGAGGATATTCCGGTTCGTCACCATACCGATAAACGGGCTTCCGCTGGAAAGCATCGCCGCCTCCCCAGAATCGGCTTGAACCGATCTGCGCTCTCTCCACTGCTTCCAGGTCAGAGATATCCGTAATGTCAGGCGGTCAGTTTCGGTCAGCGTTATCAGATGCATGAACCCCTAGTCCTGGCAGAGCCAGACGCTTGAGTGCTGCATCATCTGATAGCGCCGCGCAGCTACGCGTCCTCACACTACGCTTGCCAAGCACTTAGCCGAGGCAAAACCAAGGATGTGTCCGCCTTATGAGGGTCATCAGGCGCCATGTGCGCCATGTGCGCCATGTGAGCCGATGGAAAGGTCCGCGACGTCGATTGCTGCTGCTCTGTCTTCGCCGGAGAGGCAGAGTTCCTCGATCTGGATGGTCGAAAAGTAGATGTTGAAACGGTCCCGGAGAAGGTTGCTTACTTCGGTGAGAATATGCTGCCCCGTGCTGGCATCCTGCACGCGCACATGGCTCGAAAAGATGTTGAGTCCCGACGTGAGGCTCCAGGCATGCACGTGATGGACGTCGATAACGCCGTCGAGACCCCCTATGGCTGAAATGGCGGCATCCAGATCTACATCTTCCGGCGTCCCCTGCAGCAGGATGTGCAGGGACTCCTTGAGGATGCCCCATGAGGCCCAAAGGAGCACGACTCCGAATGCCATTCCGAGAAGCGGGTCGATGGCCAGGAAGCCTGTGAAACGAATGACGAGGGCCGAGATGATGATGAGGAAGCTGCCGACGAAGGTCTGCATGACGTGCCAGAAGGCTCCCCTCATGTTGAGGTTGCCCTTCTGGCGTTGGTAGAGAAGCCGGAGCGCGACCAGCTCCGTGGCGATGCCGCCCGCTGCCGCCCAAAGCATGGGAGTCGTTGGCAGCTCGATCGGGTCCATCAGGCGCATTGCTCCCATCCCAAAGACGAACAGCGCCATCAGAACGAGGAAGAGGCCGTTGAAGAGAGCTCCCAGAATCTCTGCCCTGGTGTAGCCGAAGGTCCTCGCAGGCGTGGATTTGCGTTCCGCGAGCCGCATCGCCACCAGGGCGATGAGTACGCCACCGACAGCCGAAAAGGTGTGGAAGGCATCTGATGTCACCGCAACGGAGCCTGTCCACAGGCCGATCACCAGCTCGACCACGAAATAGCTGCCGGTGAGCCAGCCTGAGACCACCAGCGCGCGCCGATCCGTCGACGGGGGAACATGGCCTGAATGGCCTTTAGAAGTGGGTGCCATCGAGCGGCTCCTTTGGAGGAAATGAGGGCAGGGATGACATATGTACTTTCCGCTCAAGTCGCTTGGGATCCTTCAGATCGGCAGCTCGCGAACCGGCGGCTGCGAGGTCGTTCCGCCGAGCAAGAAGGCTGCCACGAGAAATACGCGCGAGAATGATATCTCCCTCATTTCAGTAGGGAGAGGGCGATGGATCTGCTCGTGGGGGAAAGCTTGGGCGCGCTCGTATTCGAGCGCTCGGTTAAGAACGTGAAAGTCTGCGCAAGCTTGCCGCTACAAGCAAAGTGGCCAGCCTGCCCGTCTGCCCAGCGGGGCTGCTGGTGTTCAGGCATCCGGCCAGGGCAAGCTTAGAATTGATCGAAATCAATGCCACGTCTCCATTGGCATTTAGAGTTACCGGCGTTCGTCGTCTGCCCATCGCGACCATCGGCCTGATGGTTTTCCTCGCGATCCTGGGCTTGTTTCTCATACTCGAACACCCAGACCACCTGCTCAACTGGCTTCCATTCCTGATCATCCTTCTATGTCCGCTGATGCACATGTTCATGCATCGCAGGCATGGCGGGCATGGCAGCTCTGCTGCGGGCAGCGAGCAGGCGCGGCGGTCCCGTCATTTCTGAGCGAGCCGACAGGAGGGTTCGTTTAAGCGCACCTGTCGCTAAATTATCTATATTGCTGATTTATATCGTATTTCCATCGAGTTCGCTTTCCTCGTCTCCCGGCTGTAACCTTCAGACTTGAGGGAGAAGTCAGGCGGCAGCGTAATATTGTTATTGGCGGCGTTCGACCGACGCTTCGCCGTGGGCAAAGCTCGTGGAAAGGACGAGGGAATGAATCAGCATGGCGCGCATCACGCGCACCACCATCATCAACATGAACCATCCGCAGGTGCTTCTGGCTCGGTCGTCGTCCAGGCGTCCGGTTCCAGTCATGCCGAGCATGCGGGCGGCCACGATCATGGAGCGATGATCGCGGATTTCCGGCGCCGCTTCTGGGTGACGATGGTGCTGATGCCGCCGGTGCTTCTCCTGTCGCCGATGATCCAGCATTGGCTGGGTCTGGCCGGGGCGATTTCGTTTCCGGGCGACGACCTTCTCCTCTTCGCCCTTTCCACCATCGTCTATGTCTATGGCGGCTGGCCATTCCTGATCGGCCTCGTCTCCGAGCTGCGCAAGAAGCAGCCTGGCATGATGACGTTGATCGCGCTGGCGATCTCGGCCGCCTATTTCTTCTCGGCGGCCGTCACTTTCGGTTTCCCCGGCGAGACATTCTAC
This sequence is a window from Tsuneonella aeria. Protein-coding genes within it:
- a CDS encoding cation diffusion facilitator family transporter; its protein translation is MAPTSKGHSGHVPPSTDRRALVVSGWLTGSYFVVELVIGLWTGSVAVTSDAFHTFSAVGGVLIALVAMRLAERKSTPARTFGYTRAEILGALFNGLFLVLMALFVFGMGAMRLMDPIELPTTPMLWAAAGGIATELVALRLLYQRQKGNLNMRGAFWHVMQTFVGSFLIIISALVIRFTGFLAIDPLLGMAFGVVLLWASWGILKESLHILLQGTPEDVDLDAAISAIGGLDGVIDVHHVHAWSLTSGLNIFSSHVRVQDASTGQHILTEVSNLLRDRFNIYFSTIQIEELCLSGEDRAAAIDVADLSIGSHGAHGAHGA
- a CDS encoding DUF2933 domain-containing protein, which produces MASLPVCPAGLLVFRHPARASLELIEINATSPLAFRVTGVRRLPIATIGLMVFLAILGLFLILEHPDHLLNWLPFLIILLCPLMHMFMHRRHGGHGSSAAGSEQARRSRHF